A stretch of the Acyrthosiphon pisum isolate AL4f chromosome A2, pea_aphid_22Mar2018_4r6ur, whole genome shotgun sequence genome encodes the following:
- the LOC107884691 gene encoding uncharacterized protein LOC107884691 produces MGSNDNFTEEKIEGSDENIQTLICVEPFEDCDSLLYNGHDVTGETKFPNRTYTLLNESTIVLKNDDVDDSLNDINNSEVINVRNELNMPIPEDQITVSDDLEDDSDSDLEIIEPSTQLNKNIYGANKNSNIFKRQTEQNPLNLKELKIASTADINLPVNLEQNYMISNGIPAGCSSLMSYASSSHGLKSNVQKSNMSSLTGFVKLSSNSESLNQSNSLRLSGETQRSQIIRAFGKSSNKYENIVNDDLEDDSDSDLEIIEPSTQLIKNMYGATKNSNLFKRQTEQNPLNLKKLKMASTANINLPVIIEQNYMISNGIPAGCSSLMSYASSSHGLKSNVQKKNMSSLTGFVQLSSNSESLNQSNSLRLSGETHRSQIIRAFGKSSNKYENTVSDDLEDDSDSDLEIIEPSTQLNKNIYGATKNSNLFKRQTEQNPLKLKELKIASTADINLPVNLEQNYMISNGIPAGCSSLMSYASSSHGLKSNVQKNNMSSLTGFVQLSSSSESLNQSNSLRLSGETHRSQILSAVDKSSNEDKVTLSDKMNRLVSQRGSSDEDDTPKKLISCKYENCGTLVEPELLTDNLYCSLACKNQKQTVTEEEHFIDETSNPTEKTTVDRNHDLTKLKNRINKVKPLLKTSCPEENTYFNEQILSAVDKSSYEDKVTLSDKMNRLVSQRGSSDEDDTPKKLISCKYENCGTLVEPASLTGDLYCSLACKNQKQTVTEEEHFTDETSNPTEKTTVDRNHDLTKLKNRINKEKQLLKTSCPEENTDLNEQIMIEDKDVLKYMTGFQLRSAPLQFFDRPFPAEKNLFVVGEKLEGIDPKYEALFCVMTVSEVCGYRIQLHFDGFGSEYDFWVNADCPDLFHAGWCELNSRILQPPCNYRKVFDWTDYLRECQAVAAPKCNFVSTKNLNSCKNPHKFQIGGKLEALDKLTRTHSEQLIYVATIADILGNRIRIHFDGWPDDFDYWADITSNYIHPIGWCEKNGRTLFPPKYYKAKKGRKPFNWTEYLAETKSEPVPEDAFVRRPLRDFCIGMVIEVFDLVVPKLLRISNVVDVRGDELKIVYDGFDNDHAYWIEDDSPDIHPVGWSSKINHPIELPPASNTLWSCNIHGCKGYGNSSDHLIIDHVGIQDCPYEMDAWKNAVARLSNVPDRLKNHNILTTTTLTR; encoded by the exons atg GGTTCTAATGATAACTTTACTGAAGAAAAAATTGAAGGATCTGATGAAAATATACAAACCCTAATATGTGTAGAACCATTTGAAGATTGTGATTCATTGCTGTATAATGGTCATGACGTTACAGGTGAAACTAAATTTCCGAACCGTACTTACACTTTACTTAATGAATCAACAATAGTGCTTAAAAATGATGATGTTGATGATTCATTGAATGACATCAATAATAGTGAAGTTATAAATGTAAGAAACGAATTGAATATGCCTATACCCGAAGACCAAATCACTGTGAGTGATGACTTAGAAGATGACTCTGATTCTGATTTAGAAATAATTGAGCCATCgacacaattaaataaaaatatttatggtgctaataaaaattcaaacatattcAAAAGACAAACCGAACAAAATCCTTTAAATTTAAAGGAATTGAAAATAGCCTCCACTGCTGATATTAATTTGCCAGTTAATTTAGAACAAAATTACATGATAAGCAACGGAATACCTGCAGGATGTTCATCGCTGATGTCTTATGCTTCTTCATCGCATGGATTAAAATCAAATGTACAAAAAAGCAATATGAGTTCTTTAACTGGGTTTGTTAAGCTATCATCAAACTCAGAATCTTTAAATCAATCAAATAGTCTACGATTAAGTGGAGAAACTCAAAGATCACAG attataaGGGCATTTGGTAAATCTTCAAATaagtatgaaaatattgtgaatgaTGACTTAGAAGATGACTCTGATTCTGATTTAGAAATAATTGAGCCATCgacacaattaattaaaaatatgtatggtGCTACTAAAAATTCAAACCTATTCAAAAGACAAACAGAACAAAAtcctttaaatttaaagaaattgaaaatggcCTCCACTGCTAATATTAATTTGCCAGTTATTATAGAACAAAATTACATGATAAGCAACGGAATACCTGCAGGATGTTCATCGCTGATGTCTTATGCTTCTTCATCGCATGGATTAAAatcaaatgtacaaaaaaaaaatatgagttctTTAACTGGGTTTGTTCAGCTATCATCAAACTCAGAATCTTTAAATCAATCAAATAGTCTACGATTAAGTGGAGAAACTCATAGATCACAG attataaGGGCATTTGGTAAATCTTCAAATAAGTATGAAAATACTGTGAGTGATGACTTAGAAGATGACTCTGATTCTGATTTAGAAATAATTGAGCCATCgacacaattaaataaaaatatctatggtGCTACTAAAAATTCAAACCTATTCAAAAGACAAACCGAACAAAATCCTTTAAAATTAAAGGAATTGAAAATAGCCTCCACTGCTGATATTAATTTGCCAGTTAATTTAGAACAAAATTACATGATAAGCAACGGAATACCTGCAGGATGTTCATCGCTGATGTCTTATGCTTCTTCATCGCATGGATTAAAatcaaatgtacaaaaaaacaatatgagTTCTTTAACTGGGTTTGTTCAGCTATCATCAAGCTCAGAATCTTTAAATCAATCAAATAGTCTACGATTAAGTGGAGAAACTCATAGATCACAG attttaagtgCAGTTGATAAATCTTCAAATGAGGATAAAGTAACATTGTCTGACAAAATGAATCGTTTAGTTTCTCAAAGAGGTTCTTCGGATGAAg atGATACACCTAAAAAGTTAATTTCTTGCAAATATGAAAATTGTGGTACATTGGTGGAACCTGAATTATTGactgataatttatattgtagtttggcatgtaaaaatcaaaaacaaacagTAACTGAAGAAGAACATTTTATCGATGAAACTTCCAATCCAACTGAAAAAACTACAGTTGATCGTAATCAcgatttaacaaaattaaaaaatagaattaataaGGTGAAACCGTTGTTAAAAACTTCTTGTCCAGAagaaaatacctattttaatgaacaa attttaagtgCAGTTGATAAATCTTCATATGAGGATAAAGTAACATTGTCTGACAAAATGAATCGTTTAGTTTCTCAAAGAGGTTCTTCCGATGAAG atGATACACCTAAAAAGTTAATTTCTTGCAAATATGAAAATTGTGGTACATTGGTGGAACCTGCATCATTGACTGGTGATTTATATTGTAGTTTGGCatgtaaaaaccaaaaacaaacaGTAACTGAAGAAGAACATTTTACCGATGAAACTTCCAATCCAACTGAAAAAACTACAGTTGATCGTAATCAcgatttaacaaaattaaaaaatagaattaataaGGAGAAACAGTTGTTAAAAACTTCTTGTCCAGAAGAAAATACCGATTTGAATGAAcaa ataatGATAGAAGATAaagatgttttaaaatatatgacagGGTTTCAACTCAGATCTGCACCGTTACAATTTTTTGATAGACCTTTCCCTGCTGAAAAGAACCTATTCGTAGTAGGAGAAAAACTGGAAGGAATTGATCCTAAATATGAAGCATTATTCTGTGTGATGACTGTGTCAGAAGTTTGtg gataCCGTATTCAATTACATTTTGATGGTTTTGGATCTGAATATGATTTTTGGGTAAATGCGGATTGCCCAGATTTATTTCATGCAGGATGGTGTGAATTGAATTCGCGCATTCTACAACCACCATGTAATTATCGGAAAGTATTTGATTGGACTGATTATCTTAGAGAATGTCAAGCTGTAGCTGCTCCAAAATGCAATTTTGTCTCCACTAAAAACCTTAAT AGTTGTAAAAATCCACACAAATTTCAAATTGGAGGTAAATTAGAAGCATTAGATAAATTAACCCGTACACATTCAGAACAGTTAATATATGTTGCTACTATTGCTGATATTTTGGGTAATCGTATTCGTATTCATTTCGATGGGTGGCCAGATGATTTTGATTACTGGGCGGATATTACATCAAACTATATACATCCAATAGGGTGGTGTGAAAAAAATGGTCGTACTTTATTTccacctaaatattataaag CTAAGAAAGGAAGAAAACCTTTTAATTGGACTGAATACTTAGCAGAGACTAAGAGTGAACCTGTGCCTGAGGATGCATTTGTTCGCAGACCTTTACGAGATTTTTGTATTGGAATGGTTATAGAAGTTTTTGATCTTGTTGTTCCAAAACTATTAAGAATTTCTAATGTAGTAGATGTTAGAggtgatgaattaaaaattgtttatgatgGATTTGATAATGATCATGCATATTGGATTGAAGACGATAGTCCAGATATTCATCCTGTTGGATGGTCGTCAAAAATTAACCATCCAATTGAACTGCCTCCAg cATCTAATACACTTTGGAGTTGCAATATTCATGGCTGTAAAGGTTATGGCAATTCATCAGATCATTTGATAATTGATCATGTTGGAATACAAGATTGTCCATATGAAATGGATGCATGGAAAAACGCTGTTGCTAGGTTGTCAAATGTGCCTGATCgattgaaaaatcataatattttaactaccaCAACATTGACAaggtag